Proteins co-encoded in one Sphingopyxis sp. BE259 genomic window:
- the mreC gene encoding rod shape-determining protein MreC, which produces MVRPAHRRPGQSRKAQYSLFVAYVIAVTGAVAGLLLAILSVVDPVGFAQLRVASQEITAPVARVSRSVIGSISGIDDSVGAYVSAGSQNRRLRGELADTRRELVATSSLQEENRQLKALLKLQETDKTALANGYLLTSTSTSSKRIALLSIGRNLGVTAGQPVRGADGLIGRILSSGPSVSQVLLLTDVDNIVPVRRARDGLPALAYGRGNGDLDIRTLNIANNPFKPGDILVTSGTGGLYPPNIPVAIVVRRQDDGALARPLADPGKVDAVSVLRPYTPDNIEAQAAPAPPPAAPAGAAP; this is translated from the coding sequence ATGGTCCGCCCGGCACATCGGCGTCCGGGGCAATCCCGCAAGGCCCAGTATAGCCTGTTCGTTGCCTATGTCATTGCGGTGACGGGCGCGGTCGCGGGGCTGTTGCTGGCGATCCTGTCGGTGGTTGATCCCGTCGGCTTTGCCCAGCTTCGCGTGGCAAGCCAGGAAATCACCGCGCCCGTTGCGCGCGTGTCGCGATCGGTGATCGGGTCGATTTCGGGCATCGACGACAGCGTTGGTGCCTATGTCAGCGCGGGGTCGCAGAACCGGCGGCTGCGCGGCGAATTGGCCGACACCCGCCGCGAACTGGTCGCCACCAGCTCGCTGCAGGAAGAGAACCGCCAGTTGAAAGCCCTGCTCAAGCTGCAGGAAACCGACAAGACGGCGCTTGCCAACGGCTATCTGCTCACGTCGACCTCAACCAGCAGCAAGCGCATCGCGCTGCTCAGTATCGGGCGCAATCTGGGCGTGACCGCAGGTCAGCCAGTCCGCGGCGCCGACGGGCTGATCGGCCGCATTCTCAGCAGCGGCCCGTCGGTGTCGCAAGTGCTGCTGCTGACCGACGTCGACAACATCGTCCCCGTCCGCCGCGCCCGCGATGGCCTGCCCGCGCTGGCCTATGGCCGCGGCAACGGCGATCTGGACATTCGCACCCTCAACATCGCCAACAATCCGTTCAAGCCCGGCGACATCCTGGTTACTTCGGGCACTGGCGGCCTCTATCCGCCGAACATCCCGGTCGCGATCGTCGTGCGGCGCCAGGACGACGGCGCCCTCGCCCGCCCCCTCGCCGACCCCGGCAAGGTCGATGCGGTATCGGTGCTGCGCCCCTACACCCCCGACAATATAGAGGCTCAAGCGGCCCCTGCCCCGCCGCCCGCAGCACCCGCAGGTGCCGCCCCATGA
- a CDS encoding rod shape-determining protein MreD, with product MNNRAAPRLGEPASLWRMRIVPVATVMLASALPLMLPLVANSPVLPPLGLLFFLCWQLLRTEMWPVWIGLPLGLWDDLFSGQPIGTAVGLWTLASIAIHYSSQRIYWRGFLHDWAIAALLIAIIQSLAALIVHPDAATGRVLGLVVPQIIISALLVPLFMRLTGKFDNFRLKRR from the coding sequence ATGAACAATCGCGCCGCGCCGCGTCTGGGCGAACCGGCCTCGCTGTGGCGTATGCGGATCGTGCCGGTGGCGACGGTGATGCTCGCCTCGGCGCTGCCGCTGATGCTGCCGCTGGTCGCCAATTCGCCGGTGCTGCCGCCGCTGGGGCTGCTGTTCTTTCTGTGCTGGCAATTGCTGCGCACCGAAATGTGGCCGGTGTGGATCGGCCTGCCGCTGGGATTATGGGACGATCTGTTCAGCGGTCAGCCGATCGGCACCGCGGTCGGGCTGTGGACGCTGGCCAGCATTGCGATCCATTATTCGTCGCAACGCATTTATTGGCGCGGTTTCCTGCACGACTGGGCGATCGCGGCCTTGCTGATTGCGATCATCCAGTCGCTGGCGGCGCTGATCGTCCATCCGGATGCGGCGACCGGGCGCGTGCTGGGGCTGGTGGTGCCGCAAATCATCATTTCGGCGCTGCTCGTCCCGCTGTTCATGCGGTTGACCGGCAAGTTTGACAATTTCCGCCTGAAGCGCCGATAA